TCATGGCAGTGGTTGGACGGGAAGGAGGGGGCGAAGTTCTCGAGCCGCGCCAATGACCTTATATGGGCCGAAAAAACAGCGAGGCAGCGGGGAGGGAAGGAGACGCCTATGGCGCCATTTTTCGGAGGCAGGATGTGGTTGCCTTGTGGCTTCGGCTCCTTGCAGAAAAGACGTTTTGCTTCTCTACtttgaggagggggaaaggaggggcgaATGTCACCTGTGGCTGCTGTCGACCCGGTGGCCCGTTCTGAAACTTTGCTGTTGTTCCGCCCCACTGTACATTTCCATCACCTTCCTCTCATATCCCCCTACCCTACCCCACCCCGTGCCATCTTCTTCTGGCCACCATCGTTGGATCATGGACGCAAGCGGAAAATGGTGACACAAAACCAGGAATGGGACGTGGCACGAATCGAGACCTTAAAATTTGCATCAGGAGTTGTGTCTTAAGCAGTTGCCGACTGATCCAAAGCTTGTTGGTTCTCAGATTAAACCAGCCTTTCTCAGCCTCTTTACCCTGGAGAAGCTCTTGAAATATTTTCCAGGTTTCCAAGGATCACtgtgtattaattattatatgtACAACCCTAAAAATGTCTATTTCCCTCAGCCGTGATCTCTTGTGGAACCCTTAGCGACCTCTCATGGATTCCTATGGTACCAGGAAACTCTGGTTGAGAAATTCTGGATTAAGCAAACAAACAATTGTGTGTGAGTATCAAACTTAAACCACGTTAGCTTCCTTGGACACACAACAACTGTGAGGCTTACACATAACAGACAATAGCCCCATAAAAAAAATAACACTCAAGGATctttaaatgaaaaaaaacagCTATGGTATCATACTCAGAAATTTCACTGACACAACAGTCATTACATGCACATTACATGTAAGTTTATATCGTCTCTCTAGTATTAAAAAGTGTGTACATGACAGCTTaagggaaagagaaaacaatTTCCTGCCCTTATCTTGATGGATAGATTGGAGGGGCCTAAATTCTATATATTTCTTAGAAGCATCAGATATTTTGGGACCTTACAGCCCTGTACAAAGGATCCTTGAGAGACTTCTGTTCCCTTCTGTGTGCCATTTAGTGTGTAAAGGCtcttctattttgctttggtcagatctcacctggaatactgtgtccagttttggggaCCACGGTTCAGGAAAGATACTGACCAGGCCAGAGGAACgcaactaaaatgatccaagTTCTGGAGGTCAAGCCCTTTGTATACCTGCTTTGGGAACTATATATGCTTAgcctagagaagagaaggttaacagAGTACAcattaaagtaaaggttttcccccgacattaagtctagttgtgtccaactctggcagttggtgctcatctccatttctaagtcgaatagccggcattgtccatagacacctccaaggtcatgtggcaggtatgattgcatggagtgccgttaccttcccgccagagtggtacctattgatctcaagtctgcatatttttgaactgctaggttggcagaagctggggctaacagcaggagctcaccccactccccggatttgaaccaccgaccttttggtcagctagTTCAGTAGCTGAGccgtttaatctgctgtgccacaggGGTACACATtagctatatttaaatatttgaaatgagatCATATTGAAGATAGcatcagcttgttttctgctactccagacATGAAGCAATAGATTCCAACTGCAGGAAAAAACTTTCCACCTAaactcctgacagtaagagctcttcgacagtggaatatgctgactcagggtggtggaatctccttccctggaggtctttaaacaggctggatggctatctatcaggagtgctttgattgtgtttcctgcatggcagatggttggactggatggcccttagggtgttttccaactcaatgattttaTGAAAGATTCATAATGTGATACTGCTTTCAGAGATCTGTTGTAGCAAGATGGCTATGCACTTTAAGAGTGAAATTAGTCATATATGCTCTGAACTTGATGTTTTCACTGATATGGTTCCAATGGATATGTTCAGATTGCCAACTAGGAATTTCAATTCCCCTGAGAGTCTGAACAAAATGCTCTGGGGTGCAGCTGGTCTGCTTGGTTCCTTATCATTGCTCATTTCTTCCAATGGCAAATAACTAGGGAAATGCAGGTGCAATAGGCAGATAATAGCCCTTTAGGAAAAGCTTGGCTCTGGTTGCTTTGAAAGGGGTGGGGACTGGGATCCCATTTATTAAACAGGGCCCTTTTATCTGAAATGACTGGTTCATTTTACCTAGTAGTTAATATTTCCTTGAGAAGGTTCTGCCCGCATAGGTGGCAGAAACATAATTTTGGATGAAGCCGATTTCATAGAACAATGATTGAGGAATCACTAGATATAGTATTTTGGATTGCAATCCCCACAAACCCCTCTTGCTACTGCTTGGAACTGATGGGAATTGTAAACCTATACATCAGAGTCATGGCACTGTAACTTCAGGGGTGGTTTTAGCTTTTGAAATTGCTTTGCTCATGGAGATGGATCATCTCTGTTGGGTTAGAGAGACTCAGAGTGTGAGTCTCAGTTGCTTTTGATGGCAATGATCATATTTTGCTGGACCAGTTCCACCAGTTGGAAGCAGAATGAATTATGGTGTAATCTTTTAAGACCATTCGGAGGAAACTCTTCACCAGACGTTCTCAGTAAAATGTTTGTGACACCAAAAGAAAGAGTTGTATATGATATGTCGTGGCCCCACTCCAGTGCCAAGATTATAATTAACTTTGTGCCAAGTCAAAACCTTTTTTCTAGGCTGGTTGGTTCAAAAGTATGGACTTCATTGCACCCTTTTATTATCTCATTGCAATCATGTTCTTTGAGGAAAAAGAAACCTGCAATTATTGGAACAATCGCTTTTACACCTCATTGCAACAAAACCAACAATACTGTTCTTCCTTGGGCAACCCTGTGAAAAGGGCTAGATGTTTTGCCAATTTGCTCCAGTTTTCATAATGGTCAAAATACAGCTACAGCTGTTAAAAGGTAACACATTTCCAAACTCTTCTGGATTTTCTGTGAAACTTGGTAGTTTCCCACCCAGATATGAGTTCAAGGAAGGAGGGAGTATAGATAAAGAGCAGGATTGTGCAAGAATACAGAAGTTTCCCTGTGGTCAGTGACAACCATGATGCTGATAACCAGCTAGCCTACCAACGAATGTACTTTGGTATTTATGTTATTTGTGTCCCATTTCTTAGATCCGTTGTCTCCTAAAGTGGTCCAAGTGACCCTGTTTTTCTTTTGCCTTTCATGCACTCATTTGTGTTTAACGGCAGCCAGAATAATCCAATTCCTGCTCCTTCTTTTGAAAGGTCTCAAGAGCTTTAGCCTTACAATCCATTTCCTTTTCAGAGGCAGCATGATATATTGGCTTGAGCATTGAActgactggagaccagggtttctaatccccactcagccatagttatccaatgggtgaccttgggcaaggcacacGCACTCATCCTCAAGAAACTCCTTCAGAGCaactcttgtcaagaaaacctatGATAGAGTCACTATTAATTGGAAAAGTTTGAAGGTACATAACAGTCCAATGCAATGCAGATGTTCAGGAATACATCTGGATCTGCTGTTCAGCAATCGAACCGGATACGATTGCATTGGTTGGGTTTTTTCTGCAACTCTTGGCTGTTACTGGGTTGTTaaaagttttctgggctgtctggccatgttccagaagcattatatcctctgaggatgcctgccatagatgtgggcaaaacgtcaagagagaatgcttctggaacatggccatacagcctggaaaactcacaacaacccaatgattccagctatgaaagcctctgacaacacattgaacatctcttgAATGAATCTGATTATTTGTCAGATTCAATGAAATCCTGTCCCATAACAACTAGAAATTCTTCTGGCTTAAACATTTTAGTCAGCCAGACCTCTAATCttttacattttgctttgttgcctATAGACTAAaaacatgttgttgttattttttttaaaaaacaaacaaaaacaaaacctcgcATCCAAATAGAGATTTTTGGTTCTGGGATTTGCATCTAAAAGTGAGACTTTCACCATGCAATTTAAGAATGAACTCATGCTTAAGTAGTAGTACAATTTATGTTGCCATTTATTTGGATCATGCTACTATCCCCCTAcagtaaacccattgaatcagGAGCTCAGTGGTAAGTCAACAAATAAcatgcctacctgtattttataatgtgttttatgaatactgatgtaagttaataataatttttaactgatttatattgcactgtataatttttatatatgccttttattgtaagctgccctgagtcccctgttgggtgagaagggcaggatataaatattgtaataaataaataaataaataaataaataaataaataagtaagtaaattcCAATGAGTCATttagtctactctagttgggccCAATAGTGGCATTGTGGTTATAGGCCCACACATAGAAGTATGGAAATAAATATATTGGCTGTATTTAGTCCAGGGGTGGATAAACCGTGGGCTTCATGCAGCCTCCCAGTGCTGTTTTTGTGGCCTCCAgagtgtcattttttaaaaaaaattgttccaaAGTGTCCCATAATGACCTCTGAAGATGTGAAAGGCATTTCTACTTGGGAGACTCCCTGCACCTCTAGGGATTGAACAGGTTTTCTGGGAGGAAAATAATTTTTTGTCTCCAAATTTTTTCTAGGGTGTTTGaggaacaagaaaataaaataaaatgaaacacagAAACCTTCTTTGATCCCATGGAGATGGTCAGGAGCTGATGTTAAACCAAGTGATGTCTTTTTAGAACAGGAAGTTCTCCAAAAAGAaagttatttcatattattaaaaAAGAATTCTCCTGGATCTGAAATGGCCCAGGAAGACTCATCAATATATTGAAAAGACTCcctaaggcttttgggatgtaTCTACACCGTGGAATCAATGCTTTTTGACACCACTATAGCTGttgtggctcagtgttatggaaccaCGGGAGAtgtagctttacaaagtcttCACCTTCTCTTTTCAATGTCTCAAAAGCAATGGTTCAATCTTAAAACTGTTCTCTTTTAAATATTACATTTGTAATAAACGTAATGAGGtttttgggactacaacttcTGGAAATCTTCCGGCTACCATAGGTTTACTACAAAGTaagccttagggcagtggttcttaacctgtgggtccccaggtgttttgacctacaactcccagccattttgccagctgttaggatttctgggaattgaaggccaaaacatctggggacccacaagttgagaaccacagcctTAGGGGCAGCTACTGCTTTTCGGAGAACAAGTGATTCAAAGCTGTGACAATGCTGCTATGCCTTTAAACTATGGACACCCAAAGCCAAGGATCCTGTGAATCTATTTGACCAGGCTTCTCGTTTCATGCAAAGCTCATAGCAAAAATTGTGGCCACCCAACGAGAACACAGCTTTCTTGTTTCAGTTTTTCCATGACACAGTGGATTCGAAACTAAACCAACGTCTTCTGCCGATACGGCTGGTTCGCTTGAAGACGGCCACATGGTCTTCCCAACTGGCGGTAGCGCCACAGAGGGAGAACTTGTCAATGCCACAAAGAACCCAATGCTGGAGACACTGCAATGGGAACTCAACAGTAAAAGTGACCATGCTGCTTAAAGGGAGTACAATTGTGTAGGACCACATTCTTATTAATCCATCAGAGCAAATTGCAACCTTACCATTctgttcttttttgttgttgttgcaaaagTCCAaacggaaaaaaaaatcacaaaccacaaaagaaaagataaaaaccACTCCTTTGCTACCgtagatcctgggagttgtagttcaaaaaacaTTTCTCCAAGCTGTGTTGTAGAAGCTGCTATAGGTTCCTGGGGAAGGGTAAtattaaggatgcatctacactgtaaaattaatgaattttatatcattttaacttCCATAGTTCAAGgctgtggaatgctgggagttgtagtttggtaaggcaccagcactcctgggcagagaagccttaagtccttgtaaaactataactcccataattccattgcattgagccatagcagttgaagtgatgtcacactgcattcattctacagtgtagatacactcttaaTAGATAATTCAGATGCCCCGAGGCTGGTATCTAtcgctggatctatactgccatataatccagtttcagaatgcagattaactgcactgaactgggttatatgaatccacactactatataatccagttcaatgcagataatccgtATTCTGAAATGGaactatatggcaatgtagattcccAACAAATCTGGGATGGCTAGGGAGTGATAAAGTTGAAGAAAACTGGGGTATACAAATTACACTGGAATTTTGATCTGTTAGATTTTTTCAAGCATTGAGAGTCAGAATGGTCTGTTTGTGACTTTCGGATGCTGGCTTGCAAGTGCCACCACACTTTGACAGCAGAGTCTAATGCTGAAAGGTAATAGGACTTGTAGTTTAACTACAGTTGGAAAATTGGAAGTATTCACGCTGCTTTTGTGGGTAGAACACAAATTGGGAGCctttggctctccagatatttCAGACAACATCAATTTGACCAGATGGGCAGGAGTGATGAAAGGGATTGTTGGTCTAGACAGGTGAGAAGCCAAAGGGTTTCCCATTGTTTTGTGAGTGTGTTAGATTTATAGCTGACAGTCAATTTCACATTCTTGCTGAATGCTGAAATTTAGTTGAGATAGCAGGTCAGTGATAATTTATCAGTTTAACCTATCTCAAAGAGGTGATTAAACAGCTGGCTGTAAGTGAAGGATCCCTGGAGGAAgaatggattaaaaaaaaattggtgtcCGCTGTAAAGGCACTTTGCCTGAATGatgacatattttaaaatatatattatttaaaagcaTATCTTGAAAGAAGCATTGGTTCCTTCTCCTTCAAAAGATAGCAGGGAATTGTATTTAAAACTACAACTATAGGGCTTTGGTTCCAAACTTTTTGAGCTACAATAATCTTAGaagattttgggatttgtagtgtcaACGTAATGTTTCCAATTGGAATGCTACAGTATACTCATATTTTATCTGAAAGCAAATTATGTTTACATCTGTCCCCTCCCCACTTTTGTTTTGATCAGCCGTGCCCCTTCTTTCTCTCAGCTCCTCTAATTTTAATGCAGGCAATGACAGCACAACATAAATGAGGTTATCCCATTTTACCACAAGCAAGTTCTAAGGATAAAGTAGATCAGTTGCCTTCTTGATCTGCAAAATAGGAACATGCATAAGGTTACATTTCCTAGCTAAGCTATTGTTTGAACCTAGTTCCTGGTGTAGTACTTCTGACATTCTGGAGAACGCAAGTGTGTCCTTGGAAATGttaatggactacaactcccatcataccTAGCCAAAAACAGAATATGGTGGCTGCAATCcaacatctgaagggctacaGTTGACTACCCTGGCTTATGTGATGGTtagtgggagaccaccaacaaatgccATGTAGGTACATGCTAGGAAAACCACTGCTGACTATTTCTTGCCTATGAAACCCCTATGGAATAAATGAGTCCGCCATCAGTCTAGGCGACTGAAAATAGTTATCCAACTTCAATTTGTTAGAAAATATTTAGTGCCCTCTGGTGGCTAGCTTATTACAAACTATTCAACCAATCTGAAGTCTAAAAAAACACTGACATATCTAGTTCTTTACTCCTTCTTTTCAGCTGTATGAGCAACCATGGCTATCCAGATGTTTGCGGTAAATTTCCAATTGGGAAGTGCTATTAGAACTactatccagaaatatctggaggaccactgTTGCCAATCTTGATTTACATCTTCAGTTCAAAAAGAGTAGGGCATATATAATGTAATTGAGATTGAAATGGATAAGCCTTCCCTGTCATGTCACAAATAAGCATTGGAAGCTCCCAAAACTCATGGCTTCCAGTTCGTCTCCCCTAGTTCTCAGAGCGAGCAAGATGAATCTCTAAATGAGAGCCTTGCCTTGAAAATTACGCACATCTCTGTATTCTTGGCTTTCTGTTGCTGCAGGATGCTTTGGCGTGGTAAAGTCTTCAAAGCAGTGtggaaaacttcaactcccatgtcCCTTCGTAAAAGTTCAGGGAACTGGTGGTATGAGATGCAGTATTTCAAACCTGCAATTTCAGGCATTAGAAACCAGCCAGTTATTCGAATCCTATTtacaaaaccacaactcccaactTACTGAAGAATGATGGAGCCATGACAATTCGATCAAAAGGCATGCTTTTTAATGCTGTCTGTCTACTTCAAACAAATGCCTTCCGATGTTCATCTAGGGAATTTCACTACTGGAAGTGCCTCGATGCCTTAAGGGAGTGATCAGTGTTCTAACAGCCCCCATTGCCTCCTCAAGTTGATATCTAGTAATGTATAATTTAGTGGAGGAGACTGGGACTGGTAGGATAAATCATGTGATGAATAGAACATCCATTTTAGAGTGGATGTGATGACAAGTAACGATGGAGAGGTATATCAAGGGGCTTACCCAGTTCCTTGTCCCAACTCAGCTCAACAAGCCTGCAATCTAAAAATCAAGGACATTTTGATCCCATCTTTTCTCTGCATAGCTCAGGGATGAACAGTGTTGTTTGCAAGTCTCAACACTGCTCATCATTTGCAGTTCACCAGTGTTGGAACACTGCAATACATGCACTCTTGTAGAAGCCTGGCTTCttctattatttataccctgctttttctctccaaaaagatTCAAAGCAGGTTACAATAAAACCgatacaataaaatttaaaatccaaaacacatacaaacattaaaatagaattaaatattaacagtattaaaagtagttaaaagccttaaaaacagatttaaaacctATTGATAGCTGAAACCACAACACCCCCTAATTTGATCTTACAACCCCCTTTAAAAGCTcacctaaataaaaaggttttagtcaaCCACCAGAAGGAAAGCAAAGAGAGGGCTATTATGGCTTccttgggcagagagttccagagttgaggggcaggcACCACTGAGCTTACAATAGAGGGGGGACCGAGAGAAGGGGtcttgaagatctcagggcagGCTTATATGAGTCAGCCAAATACCCTGGATCTGAGCtatatagggctttaaaagtcataaccagcactttgcattgtgcCCTGCAACAAACAGGTAGCCAGTGAAGCTGATGCAATAAGGGGGTTGTCTGTTTCCCGTAGCCAACCCGtcagcagctctttggaccagatgaagtttccaagcactcttcacaGGTAGCCCCACAgagagcattacagtaatccatatgGGATGAAACTGTGCCACCGTGGCCCAATCTGGCTTCTCAAGtaatgggcacagttggcacacaagttttaattgtgcaaaggtcctcctggccactgcagataTCTGGGCCTCTACATTCAATACTGAAGAACCCCAAACTGTCGACCTGTCTCTTCAGGGAGAGTAGCTTCATCCAGCACAGACTGGATTTTACCCCCTTATCTGCCTTCTgattgaccaggagcacctctgtcttgtctggattaagtttcaatttgtttaccctcatccagtccattactgacgaTAAGCCACTGACTTAGGGTCAGAATAGCTTCCTTCActttaggtggaaatgagtaatagttgggtgtcatctgcatatagatggcaccactccAAAACTTTGGATGACCTGTTAGTTAAACAAATGTAACATACTCTAGAGAAGCGGCCTGTGTTAGCCTTTTAGGTAATGATAGCGAAaagtgtggtcctccagatgctatTGAACTGAAACTTCAATCATGCCTCACAATTGCTTGTATTGATAGCAGGCACTACTCATCATGACCTagcatgatgtaatggtttgaatggTGAGCTATGGACACTAGGAAATCAGGATTCAAATTtttcttggctatggaaacccagtgggtgataTTTAGCAAGTTATtctctctcagtttcagaggCTGGCAATGTTAAGCTACCTCTGAACAATCTTGTCAAGAAACATTCTTAATAGGTTCCCCTTATGGCAATCATAATTCCAAAATGattttgagggcacacaacaaaagTCCAATAATATCAGGAAGGCCATACATTGCCCCATCCCTTCAAGGGGACAGCAAATTGTGAGCAGTCTTAAGATTTGAATACCATACAACAGTTCTTGAACTAATTGTCACATCACAATAATTCAAAACAGGCCCCCTTCATGTTTTACAGCAGAGGTCCACAACAcgacagaaaagggggaaaaaaacagctgAACCTTTATTGTTTTCAAAACCAAAGTGAAAACAGAGCTCTGTGTGATGAGTGGGGAGGgacttgggtgtgtgtgtggtcTTGCttagagagggaaggaggagaatgGGAAGCTGAACTGGTGGCAAGGAATAGTGCCATGTCTCTCTCCGCACTGGAGGATAGAAGAAGGGTGCGTGGGGGAAGGAGGAGAGGGCCGACGCAGGTTGTGCTGCTCACTCTGCTGCCCTCGGGGTCTCACTGCACTGCCTGCTCATTTGCACTGCTGCCCGAGTCCTGGGGCTTCATCACATCTGGGAGCTCTGGGGGGCTGGAGAAGGGATCGATGCGGAGGGGCTCAAAGGCATCTtctagaagagaaagagaagagacaacaaggtcagctcctataataataataataataataataataataacaactttatttttataccccgccccatctccccgaagggactcggggcgacttacatggggccttgcccgataaaacaatcaaatatcaaaacacagcaataaaacagttatccaataaaaactgCTGTATAACTGGTTATTATAAGTCCGAAACCACAAATCACATTTGATTCAAGATTACTGCAAGCCCACTGTGATTCTAATCATATAGGCCTAAACCAATTTACACATCTTTCttaaaaataatagaaatttTGTCCACATTGTTCTCACAACTTAACATTATTCACAAAGATTGGGGCAGAGAACCCAACTGAAAAGTTCTCCACCTCAATTTGGTATTATCTCCTTGTACTGTCTTATTTGACTAGATGGCAATGGAACCACACCAGCTAATATCAGCCAGTCCCAGAACTTGCAAATATTTGGCTTCCTTGGAGAATAGCTGGATATGGCAAAACCAGTACTCCAACCACCGTGGCCACATGGCTTCTCATTTTGCAGAGGAAGCAAGCTAGACATGCTTACTACTGACTGGAGATCCCTCTCCTTGCTAATTTCCAGATGTGATGCTTAGTAGGAAAGCTTTGTGAAATATGCGAGGAACCTATCTGGGCTGAATAAGGCCCTCAAGCCAGAGACTGCTGGGTCCTGACATCAGACAGTTGGATGCAGGTGAAATTATTAGAGCATCTCTTTGtttaacctctcccaggctgttggagactattctatttttatttgtactgTGATACAGCAGATGCGGAGATGCAGCAGAAAAGAAGAAGCAGGGGTGTTTCATCACACCTGCTCAGAAACCTGTTTTCTTTGGCTAACTCAGTGTCACCTAGTAGCAGCCATTCCATTAGATTCCCTGGTTTCCACTCCAGCTGCTTGTTTGACAAGAGCGCTGCTTGAATGTCATCCCCTTACCTTTTCCTCCCTATGtgtgactttttttctttttgtgctgTGCTTGAAATCCCAAACTACCTGTTTTTGTATGAATTTTTCCAATGAAAAGCATGGTCATTCTCCCATAACTCTTCCATCCTCAGAGCTCCTCCTGTCCTTTCAAGTGCAGTTGAGGAATGAACATAGGCAAGGCTCTCTTCAGCGGAGGTACCCCAGTGATGGACTTTTTAAAGATAGGCCAGACTTCTGTGAAAGCACTCTATCCTGTCACACGATGCCACTTACCACTGATTCTGAAGGCCAAGCCAACTGTCGCGGGGGCCTGGGGTCGTGCTGTCTGACTGGTGAAACCGCAATCTCCGAGAGTTTTGGTGTCATCCAACAGCTGGTCCTCCTGGACAATGAGGCCATTCAcacaaggaagaaaaaagaactcTTAGCAACACATAGAGATTTTACTCGTCTGGTCATCAAAGGTAAGTTACCCCTAGGATGCATTGGTCAGAAGCAACACATACAGAGAAATCAGGATTCTGTTGTATCTGCTTGTGTGTGCAGCCAGGAAGTAGAACAGAGGAATGAAGAATACTGAGCAGAATGAGGCCCTGAGGCTAGCAAAGCTAATTCCTGATTGACTAGCAGATTAGCAGATGCAGCATTGAATATAAAGTCACCATGTTTGTTGATCCAAGACATTATGCTCTAGAGGGGTGATAGGAGAGGAAACCTGCCTGTACATGGGCAGTGACATCACTTTGAGAACTAATGATGAATGAAGTTTTCCTGATGCAACCAACATCATAGCTGATAAGTCAAACAATACTTAGCCCCCAAAAGAACAATACCAAGAGGAGAGTAGGGTGACAGATGCCCAGGTGGCCTTGGTTCTGTGGTGATTATCCCATAGgttgagtggttctcaacctgggccacccagatgtttttggctttcaactccctgaaatcccaacagctggtaaactggctgggacttctgggagttgtaagccaaaacatctggggaccccagcttgagaaccactgccatagatagAAAGGGCAGAGATCTGCACACATAGGATTACAGCAGGCCTGCActacctgtggccctccaggtgttttggaagctAGAAGCTAGAGCTTCTAGGAGCTGgagttccaaacatctggagggccacaggtaaTGCAGGCCTGCACTACAGCATTAAGGAAGGGCTACAAAGGCTCCTTGGGTACTCACTGGGGATTTTGATATCCTTCCCACCATGGACACCAAAATCTTTGAAAGCTCAAATTTCATTATAAGCAATACCACTGAAAAGCAGtgttctttatataaa
This sequence is a window from Anolis carolinensis isolate JA03-04 chromosome 6, rAnoCar3.1.pri, whole genome shotgun sequence. Protein-coding genes within it:
- the elob gene encoding elongin-B isoform X1, which translates into the protein MAGSPIGPAPAPPLPISMVSLVPPDVFLMIRHNKTTIFTDAKESSTVYELKRIVEGILKRPPEEQRLYKEDQLLDDTKTLGDCGFTSQTARPQAPATVGLAFRISEDAFEPLRIDPFSSPPELPDVMKPQDSGSSANEQAVQ
- the elob gene encoding elongin-B isoform X2, encoding MDVFLMIRHNKTTIFTDAKESSTVYELKRIVEGILKRPPEEQRLYKEDQLLDDTKTLGDCGFTSQTARPQAPATVGLAFRISEDAFEPLRIDPFSSPPELPDVMKPQDSGSSANEQAVQ